In Bosea vestrisii, the following are encoded in one genomic region:
- a CDS encoding oxidoreductase has protein sequence MSKTERGVALVTGASSGIGLATARALRRDGYRVFGTSRKAMVDTDGITMLVCDVTDEESVRQMVDEVLSRAGRIDLLVNNAGLGLLGGAEESSASQAQALFDVNVFGVVRLTNAVLPAMRRQRAGRIINMSSILGLVPAPFNAFYASTKHAIEGYSESLDHEVRTQGIRVVLVEPGGIRTSFEENITRADRPLPLYDTVRADAETLMREVIETGDSPEVVADAVVKAANAASPKRRYTAGKAAGQVRFMRRFLPESFVDKNLRKFNRLPA, from the coding sequence ATGAGCAAGACAGAACGTGGCGTCGCCCTCGTCACAGGCGCCTCCTCCGGGATTGGGCTGGCGACGGCGCGAGCGCTGCGGCGCGACGGCTACCGGGTGTTCGGAACCAGCCGGAAGGCGATGGTCGACACCGACGGGATCACCATGCTGGTCTGCGACGTGACCGACGAAGAATCCGTGCGGCAGATGGTCGATGAGGTTTTGAGCCGCGCCGGGCGGATCGATCTTCTCGTCAATAATGCCGGCCTCGGCCTTTTAGGCGGCGCTGAAGAGTCTTCGGCTTCCCAGGCCCAGGCACTGTTCGATGTAAACGTCTTCGGCGTCGTGCGTCTGACCAACGCGGTCCTGCCTGCAATGAGGCGCCAGCGAGCGGGCCGGATCATCAACATGAGCTCCATTCTCGGGCTCGTTCCTGCTCCCTTCAACGCCTTCTATGCTTCGACGAAACACGCGATCGAGGGCTACTCGGAATCGCTCGACCACGAGGTACGAACGCAGGGCATCCGCGTCGTACTGGTGGAGCCGGGCGGCATCCGCACGTCTTTTGAGGAGAACATCACGCGCGCGGATCGGCCGCTTCCCCTTTACGATACCGTCCGTGCCGACGCGGAAACACTGATGCGGGAGGTCATCGAGACGGGGGATTCTCCGGAAGTGGTTGCCGACGCGGTGGTCAAGGCGGCCAACGCGGCGTCGCCGAAAAGACGTTACACGGCCGGAAAGGCGGCGGGGCAGGTCCGCTTCATGCGCCGCTTCTTGCCCGAGTCGTTCGTCGACAAAAATCTTCGGAAGTTCAACAGGCTCCCTGCCTGA
- a CDS encoding NADP-dependent oxidoreductase, translated as MKAFIVDRYKKNGALRLGEMPEPVLRDDDVLVEIHAAGLNLLDSKLRDGEFKLILPYRPPFILGHDLAGKVVRVGSNVRRFKPGDEVYARPRDGRVGTFAEFIAVNEADVALKPTNLTMEEAASIPLVGLTVWQVLVERAGLRKGQKVLIHAGSGGVGTFAIQLAKHLGATVATTTSTANVTLVESLGADVVIDYKKQDFEKVLSGYDVVLNSLDGDTLQKSLNVLKPGGKLISISGPPDPDFAREQGLNWFLRQVTRVLSFGIRRKARARRVGYLFLFMRANGEQLRQITSLIEAGIIRPVMDRVFPFEATNEAMAYIDAGRSKGKVVVKLR; from the coding sequence ATGAAAGCCTTCATCGTCGATCGATACAAAAAGAACGGCGCGCTGCGGCTCGGCGAGATGCCGGAGCCGGTCTTGCGGGATGACGATGTCCTGGTCGAGATCCATGCAGCAGGGCTCAACCTTCTGGATTCCAAGCTCCGCGACGGCGAGTTCAAGCTCATCCTTCCGTACCGCCCGCCCTTCATCCTGGGACACGACCTGGCGGGCAAGGTGGTCCGCGTCGGATCGAATGTCCGGCGCTTCAAGCCGGGCGACGAGGTCTATGCCCGGCCGCGCGATGGCCGGGTCGGGACGTTCGCGGAGTTCATCGCCGTGAACGAAGCCGACGTGGCGCTGAAGCCGACGAACCTCACCATGGAGGAAGCGGCTTCCATTCCCCTGGTGGGGCTGACGGTCTGGCAGGTGCTGGTCGAGCGAGCCGGTCTGCGAAAAGGGCAGAAGGTCCTCATTCATGCCGGTTCCGGCGGCGTAGGGACATTCGCCATCCAGCTTGCCAAGCATCTTGGCGCGACCGTCGCGACCACCACGAGCACGGCGAATGTCACGCTGGTCGAGAGCCTCGGGGCCGATGTCGTGATCGACTACAAGAAGCAGGACTTCGAGAAGGTCCTGTCCGGCTACGATGTCGTGCTCAACAGCCTGGATGGCGACACGCTTCAAAAATCCCTGAATGTGCTGAAGCCCGGCGGCAAGCTGATCTCGATCTCCGGTCCGCCGGACCCAGATTTCGCCAGGGAACAAGGGCTGAACTGGTTTCTACGGCAGGTCACGCGCGTTCTGAGCTTCGGCATCCGGAGGAAGGCCAGGGCCCGGCGGGTCGGCTATTTGTTTTTGTTCATGCGTGCGAACGGCGAGCAGTTGCGCCAGATCACATCGCTGATCGAAGCCGGGATCATTCGCCCCGTCATGGATCGCGTCTTCCCGTTCGAAGCGACCAACGAGGCCATGGCCTACATCGACGCGGGACGATCAAAGGGCAAAGTCGTCGTCAAGCTGAGGTGA
- a CDS encoding Kelch repeat-containing protein yields MTSLSRRSFIAAGAAGLSLPAFAQQPGHEQHGGHYERLNQPGRIGKPELAASQNVFDSPAPKAANPGRWVAKALLPLPRSEMAWAAAFDDRMHIVGGYGEQRTDRPYHHVYDPKADKWSDGAPLPQGANHVGVAFLDGRLYAIGGFLEQNRKPHPRCFVYDPKTDKWAEIAPLPRPIGSAAIVGLNGLLYSIGGAIGDTTESKTSVNWHRVYDPKADAWSERSPLPTARDHTGTLAIGNLIHVIGGRVDSFHTNSNLHHAYDPASDKWAPRNPLPTARSGHGAVLYRGKVFIMGGEGTNRVFGQMEAYDPASDGWEQYAPMLTPRHGLGAALVGDAIHVAGGGPVMGGGVQSAVHEAFSLG; encoded by the coding sequence ATGACCAGCCTGAGCCGCCGCAGTTTCATCGCCGCCGGGGCCGCGGGCCTCAGCCTGCCCGCTTTCGCCCAGCAACCCGGCCATGAGCAGCATGGCGGCCACTATGAGCGGCTGAACCAGCCGGGCCGGATCGGCAAGCCCGAGCTCGCCGCCTCGCAGAATGTCTTCGATTCACCGGCGCCGAAGGCGGCTAACCCCGGCCGCTGGGTTGCGAAGGCCCTGCTGCCGCTGCCGCGTTCGGAGATGGCCTGGGCGGCGGCCTTTGACGACCGCATGCATATCGTCGGCGGCTATGGCGAGCAGCGTACCGACCGGCCTTATCACCATGTCTACGATCCCAAGGCCGACAAATGGAGCGACGGCGCGCCGCTGCCGCAAGGCGCCAACCATGTCGGCGTCGCCTTCCTCGATGGCAGGCTCTACGCCATCGGCGGCTTCCTTGAGCAGAACCGCAAGCCGCATCCACGCTGCTTCGTCTATGATCCCAAGACCGACAAATGGGCCGAGATCGCGCCCCTGCCCCGCCCGATCGGCTCGGCCGCGATCGTCGGCTTGAACGGCCTGCTGTATTCGATCGGCGGCGCGATCGGCGACACCACCGAGAGCAAGACCTCGGTCAACTGGCACCGCGTCTACGATCCCAAGGCCGATGCCTGGAGCGAGCGCTCGCCGCTGCCGACGGCGCGCGACCACACCGGAACGCTCGCCATCGGCAACCTGATCCACGTCATCGGCGGGCGCGTCGACTCGTTCCACACCAATTCGAACCTGCACCACGCCTATGATCCGGCGAGCGACAAATGGGCGCCGCGCAACCCGCTGCCGACCGCCCGCTCCGGCCATGGCGCCGTGCTCTATCGCGGCAAGGTCTTCATCATGGGCGGCGAAGGCACCAACCGCGTCTTCGGCCAGATGGAGGCCTATGACCCCGCCAGCGACGGCTGGGAGCAATACGCCCCGATGCTGACGCCGCGCCACGGCCTCGGCGCCGCGCTGGTCGGCGATGCCATCCACGTCGCCGGCGGCGGCCCGGTCATGGGCGGCGGCGTGCAGAGCGCGGTGCACGAGGCGTTCAGTCTGGGGTAG
- a CDS encoding SDR family oxidoreductase: protein MSGHNKVAIITGAGSGVGRSVAIAFLKDGYRTVLAGRRADALEETIKLSGVSTEQALAVSTDVTDKRSVEALFARTKETFGRVDVLFNNAGVNAPGGVLLEDLSLEDWQRVVDTNLTGPFLCTQEAFKVMKAQEPRGGRIINNGSISAQVPRPNSAAYTATKHAISGLTKTASLDGRKYDIAVGQVDIGNALTEMAKKMTTGVPQPDGSIKVEPVMDVDHVATTVLHMAGLPLEANILFVTVMATKAPLVGRG from the coding sequence ATGTCTGGGCATAACAAGGTCGCGATCATTACCGGTGCCGGCTCGGGCGTCGGCCGGTCCGTCGCCATCGCCTTCCTGAAGGACGGCTACCGCACCGTGCTGGCCGGACGCCGCGCCGACGCCCTGGAAGAGACGATCAAGCTCTCCGGCGTATCGACGGAGCAGGCGCTCGCGGTCTCAACCGACGTGACCGACAAGCGGTCGGTCGAGGCGCTGTTCGCCAGGACCAAGGAGACCTTCGGCCGCGTCGACGTGCTGTTCAACAATGCCGGCGTCAATGCGCCGGGCGGCGTTCTGCTCGAGGACCTCTCGTTGGAGGACTGGCAGAGGGTGGTCGACACCAATCTGACCGGCCCTTTCCTGTGCACGCAGGAGGCCTTCAAGGTGATGAAGGCGCAGGAGCCGCGCGGCGGGCGCATCATCAACAACGGCTCGATCTCGGCGCAGGTGCCGCGGCCGAATTCGGCCGCCTATACCGCGACCAAGCACGCCATCTCCGGCCTGACCAAGACCGCCTCGCTCGACGGGCGCAAATACGACATCGCCGTCGGCCAGGTCGATATCGGCAACGCGCTGACCGAGATGGCCAAGAAGATGACCACCGGCGTGCCGCAGCCGGACGGCTCGATCAAGGTCGAGCCGGTGATGGATGTCGACCATGTCGCCACCACCGTGCTGCACATGGCCGGCCTGCCGCTCGAGGCCAACATCCTCTTCGTCACGGTGATGGCGACCAAGGCCCCGCTCGTCGGGCGCGGGTGA
- a CDS encoding zinc-dependent alcohol dehydrogenase family protein translates to MPRIVRFHEKGEPEVLRIEEVETAPPGPGELQIAVKAIGLNRAESMFRSGPYVEEPVFPARLGYEAAGIVTALGQGVEGFAKGDVISIVPPLSITRWGSYGEVATVPAAVAVKHPAELSFIEAAALWMAHVTAYGALVELAGLKVAEYVLITAASSSVGIAAIQTARAIGAIPIAATRTRAKAQALSKVGAAHVVVTQEENLAEAVARHTGGQGARVAFDPVAGPALEQVFGAMAQNGIVIAYGALSPEPTPLPLFPLLAKNLRLAGYQYKEVVRDPQALERAKAFILDGLKRGALKPVIDKVFAFDEIVAAHRYLETNQQFGKIVVEVQ, encoded by the coding sequence CGCCGGGACCGGGCGAGTTGCAGATCGCGGTCAAGGCGATCGGCCTCAACCGGGCCGAGTCGATGTTCCGCTCCGGCCCCTATGTCGAGGAGCCGGTGTTCCCGGCCCGCCTCGGTTATGAGGCGGCCGGTATCGTCACCGCACTGGGGCAGGGCGTCGAGGGCTTCGCCAAGGGCGATGTGATCAGCATCGTGCCGCCGCTCTCAATCACGCGCTGGGGCAGCTATGGTGAGGTCGCGACGGTGCCGGCCGCCGTCGCGGTGAAGCATCCGGCGGAGCTCTCCTTCATCGAGGCCGCCGCGCTCTGGATGGCGCATGTCACCGCCTATGGCGCGCTGGTCGAGCTCGCCGGATTGAAGGTCGCCGAATATGTGCTGATCACCGCAGCCTCGAGCAGCGTCGGCATTGCGGCGATCCAGACGGCGCGGGCCATCGGCGCGATCCCGATCGCGGCGACGCGGACGCGCGCGAAGGCGCAGGCGCTGAGCAAGGTCGGCGCGGCGCATGTCGTCGTCACGCAGGAGGAGAATCTGGCGGAGGCCGTCGCCAGGCATACCGGCGGGCAGGGCGCCCGCGTCGCCTTCGATCCGGTCGCGGGGCCGGCGCTGGAGCAGGTCTTCGGCGCCATGGCGCAGAACGGCATCGTCATCGCCTATGGCGCGCTCTCGCCGGAGCCGACGCCGCTGCCGCTCTTCCCGCTGCTGGCGAAGAACCTGCGGCTAGCCGGCTATCAGTACAAGGAGGTCGTGCGCGATCCGCAGGCGCTGGAACGCGCCAAGGCCTTTATCCTCGACGGGCTGAAGCGCGGCGCGCTCAAGCCGGTGATCGACAAGGTCTTCGCCTTCGACGAGATCGTCGCGGCGCATCGCTATCTCGAAACGAACCAGCAGTTCGGCAAGATCGTCGTCGAGGTGCAGTAG